A single region of the Mycobacterium lentiflavum genome encodes:
- a CDS encoding alpha/beta hydrolase domain-containing protein, protein MTDSPSITPVSGKPLLLLGGFDIGDLGYVAEEFFVSGTASSYAPAAELEPDGRWDVTPSGAADYTTRIVVLTPSDPARFNGTVLVEWLNVSGGIDAPAVWMMAHREIIRAGYAYVAVSAQKVGVDGGASLLGFDMSLKSQDPTRYAALSHPGDAFCFDIFSQTGELARSADILRGLSAEHVVALGESQSAMFLTTYVNAVDPLTGVYDGFLVHSRFASAAPLDGGSVLDEFQVNVPQAVNFRADLRVPLLTLITETDLFGAVRHGYYFARQPDNERLRVWEIAGAAHADNYTIQVAPIDTGSAPLRDIVAAYAPTNMLMGQQLDHYINFAPQHHYVVQAAIAALTTWVRTGQAAPAAPPIEIVEAELPQPVLDRNGLAQGGLRTPWVDVPLARTSGDGAWDNTTENVMSAIFGSGEPFDEATVHRLYPGGLTEYLDSFTTALDSAIKSGFILPADRAEILELASATYPGGDS, encoded by the coding sequence ATGACCGATTCCCCCAGCATCACGCCGGTGTCCGGTAAGCCGCTATTGCTGTTGGGCGGCTTCGATATTGGCGATCTGGGCTATGTCGCCGAAGAGTTCTTCGTCTCGGGGACGGCCTCGTCGTACGCGCCCGCCGCGGAATTGGAGCCCGACGGCCGGTGGGACGTAACCCCCTCCGGCGCAGCCGATTACACGACCCGGATCGTCGTGCTGACGCCGTCGGATCCGGCGCGGTTCAACGGGACCGTGCTGGTCGAGTGGCTCAACGTCAGTGGCGGCATCGATGCGCCGGCGGTGTGGATGATGGCGCACCGCGAAATCATCCGGGCGGGCTACGCCTACGTCGCGGTCTCGGCGCAGAAGGTCGGGGTGGACGGCGGTGCGAGCCTGCTCGGTTTCGACATGTCGCTCAAGAGTCAGGACCCGACGCGGTATGCGGCACTGAGCCACCCAGGCGATGCGTTCTGCTTCGACATCTTCTCGCAGACCGGAGAGCTGGCCCGCAGTGCCGACATTCTGCGCGGGCTGTCGGCCGAACACGTTGTCGCCCTGGGCGAATCCCAATCGGCGATGTTCCTTACCACCTACGTCAACGCGGTCGATCCCCTCACCGGAGTCTACGACGGCTTTCTGGTGCATTCGCGATTCGCTTCTGCCGCACCGCTGGACGGCGGCTCGGTCCTCGACGAATTTCAGGTGAACGTGCCGCAAGCCGTCAACTTCCGCGCCGACCTGCGCGTGCCGCTGCTGACGCTCATCACCGAAACCGACCTGTTCGGCGCCGTGCGGCACGGCTACTACTTTGCCCGCCAACCCGACAACGAACGGCTGCGGGTCTGGGAGATCGCCGGTGCCGCGCACGCCGACAACTACACGATCCAGGTGGCACCGATCGACACCGGCTCGGCGCCGCTGCGCGACATCGTGGCCGCCTATGCGCCCACCAACATGCTGATGGGCCAGCAGCTCGACCACTACATCAACTTCGCGCCGCAACATCACTATGTCGTGCAGGCGGCGATAGCGGCGCTGACCACTTGGGTCCGGACCGGCCAGGCAGCGCCGGCTGCCCCACCCATCGAGATAGTCGAAGCCGAACTGCCCCAACCGGTTCTGGATCGCAACGGCCTAGCACAGGGCGGTCTACGGACGCCATGGGTGGACGTGCCGCTGGCCCGGACGTCGGGAGACGGCGCCTGGGACAACACCACGGAGAACGTGATGTCGGCGATCTTCGGCTCCGGCGAGCCCTTCGACGAAGCGACCGTGCACCGGCTCTACCCCGGTGGCTTGACGGAGTATCTGGACAGTTTCACGACAGCGCTGGATTCGGCCATCAAGTCCGGCTTCATCCTGCCCGCAGACCGCGCCGAGATCCTCGAGCTGGCTAGCGCCACCTACCCCGGCGGCGATTCGTAA
- a CDS encoding SPW repeat protein yields the protein MSTVHSSIDHHPDLLALRARYERVAESVSAHVTFGLALLTGLYVAASPWIVGFSGTAALAASDFIVGIALAFLAYGFATTLDRAHGMTWTLPVLGLWVFVSPWVVTGVALTTGTIWSHVVAGALLTFLGLNAAYFGMRTRAAADHA from the coding sequence ATGAGTACGGTCCATTCATCGATTGATCACCACCCGGATTTGTTGGCCCTGCGGGCGCGTTACGAGCGCGTCGCAGAGTCGGTGAGTGCGCATGTCACCTTCGGACTGGCCTTGTTGACGGGCCTGTACGTTGCCGCATCGCCGTGGATCGTCGGATTCAGCGGGACGGCCGCCCTTGCCGCGTCCGACTTCATCGTCGGGATTGCCTTGGCATTCCTGGCGTATGGGTTCGCGACGACGCTGGACCGCGCACACGGGATGACCTGGACGCTGCCGGTGCTCGGCCTGTGGGTCTTCGTCTCGCCGTGGGTCGTGACCGGAGTCGCGCTGACCACCGGCACGATCTGGTCACATGTCGTCGCGGGTGCGCTGCTGACGTTCCTGGGGCTCAACGCCGCCTACTTCGGCATGCGCACGCGCGCCGCAGCTGACCACGCATAG
- a CDS encoding metallothionein: protein MIHMAHYDEGTQLTCGHEGCGCRVRIEVACHCSGANEDYRCSCGEALVPVK, encoded by the coding sequence GTGATTCACATGGCGCACTACGACGAGGGGACCCAGCTGACCTGCGGTCACGAGGGATGCGGATGTCGCGTCCGCATCGAGGTCGCATGCCACTGCTCGGGCGCGAACGAGGACTACCGCTGCTCCTGCGGCGAAGCACTGGTGCCCGTCAAGTAA
- a CDS encoding alpha/beta hydrolase yields MYDVWTPNSPPRAVVVLSHGLGEYARRYDHVAQRFEAAGLVTYALDQRGHGRSGGKRMLVRDVSEYTADFDTLVGIATREHPGLKCIVLGHSMGGGIVFAYGVERPDNYDLMVLSGPVVAAQDAVPALVAFAAKVLGSVLPGVPVQDLDVDAISRDPAVVAAYKADPLVYHGKIPFGVGRAMLEVSETMPQRAPALTAPLLVVHGECDRLVPVAGSRRLVECVGSTDVTLKVYPGLYHEVFNEPEQDQVLDDVVGWITDRL; encoded by the coding sequence GTGTACGACGTCTGGACGCCGAATTCACCGCCGCGGGCCGTGGTGGTGCTGTCGCACGGTCTCGGGGAGTACGCCCGCCGCTATGACCACGTAGCTCAGCGCTTCGAAGCGGCCGGGTTGGTCACTTACGCGCTGGACCAGCGCGGGCACGGCCGCTCCGGCGGCAAGCGGATGCTGGTGCGCGATGTGTCGGAGTACACCGCCGACTTCGACACCCTGGTCGGCATCGCCACCCGCGAACACCCCGGCCTCAAGTGCATCGTGCTCGGGCACAGCATGGGCGGCGGCATCGTTTTCGCCTACGGCGTCGAGCGCCCGGACAACTACGACCTGATGGTGCTGTCCGGGCCGGTGGTGGCCGCCCAGGACGCGGTGCCCGCGCTGGTGGCGTTCGCCGCCAAAGTCCTCGGCTCGGTGCTGCCCGGCGTGCCCGTGCAGGACCTCGACGTCGACGCCATCTCCCGCGACCCGGCGGTGGTTGCCGCCTATAAGGCCGACCCGCTCGTCTACCACGGAAAGATCCCGTTCGGCGTGGGCCGGGCGATGCTGGAGGTCAGCGAGACCATGCCGCAGCGCGCACCCGCCCTGACCGCTCCGCTTTTGGTGGTACACGGCGAATGCGACCGGCTGGTGCCCGTCGCCGGAAGTCGTCGGCTGGTCGAATGTGTGGGATCCACCGACGTCACGCTGAAGGTCTACCCGGGGCTCTACCACGAGGTCTTCAACGAGCCGGAGCAAGATCAGGTGCTTGACGATGTCGTCGGCTGGATCACCGACCGTCTCTAA
- a CDS encoding O-methyltransferase, with protein MTDRPTPQDVDTFLDSTVIGDDPALSAALEASNAAGLPQIAVSWQQGKFLSLLAGAIRARRILEIGTLGGFSTIWLARAVGPDGQVVTLEYESKHADVACANLKRAGVVDRVQVVVGPALETLRSVNGNPFDMVFIDADKENYVAYLNWAVKLARPGALIVVDNVIREGGILSPDSDDEKVAATRETLQAMGEHAQLDTAVIQTVGAKHWDGFAIALVKER; from the coding sequence ATGACCGACAGACCCACCCCGCAAGACGTCGACACCTTCCTGGACAGCACCGTCATCGGTGACGATCCGGCCCTGTCCGCGGCACTGGAGGCCAGCAACGCCGCCGGTCTGCCGCAAATCGCCGTTTCGTGGCAGCAGGGCAAGTTCCTGTCGCTGCTGGCCGGTGCGATCCGGGCGCGGCGCATTCTCGAAATCGGCACCCTCGGTGGTTTCAGCACCATTTGGCTGGCCCGCGCGGTGGGCCCGGACGGACAGGTGGTGACGCTGGAATACGAGTCCAAGCACGCCGACGTCGCATGCGCCAACCTGAAGCGGGCCGGTGTCGTCGATCGGGTACAGGTGGTCGTCGGCCCGGCGCTGGAAACCCTGCGGTCGGTAAACGGTAATCCGTTCGACATGGTGTTCATCGACGCGGACAAAGAGAACTATGTCGCGTACCTGAACTGGGCGGTCAAGCTGGCTCGTCCCGGCGCACTTATTGTGGTGGACAACGTCATTCGGGAAGGCGGAATCCTGTCGCCGGATTCCGATGACGAGAAAGTGGCCGCTACGCGTGAGACGCTGCAGGCGATGGGCGAGCACGCGCAGCTGGACACCGCGGTGATCCAGACGGTCGGAGCCAAGCATTGGGACGGGTTTGCGATCGCGTTGGTGAAAGAGCGCTGA
- a CDS encoding metal-sensitive transcriptional regulator → MTTAHGYSQQKDNYAKRLRRIEGQVRGIAKMIEEDKYCIDILTQISAVNSAMRSVALNLLDEHLGHCVTRAVAEEGPDASEKAQAKLAEASAAIARLVRS, encoded by the coding sequence ATGACGACTGCACACGGATATTCGCAGCAGAAGGACAATTACGCCAAGCGGCTGCGGCGCATCGAGGGCCAGGTGCGCGGCATCGCGAAGATGATTGAGGAAGACAAGTACTGTATCGACATCCTTACCCAGATCAGCGCCGTGAACAGCGCGATGCGGTCGGTGGCGCTGAACTTGCTTGACGAGCACCTCGGACACTGTGTGACCCGTGCCGTCGCCGAGGAGGGGCCAGACGCCTCGGAAAAGGCTCAGGCAAAGTTGGCCGAGGCATCCGCGGCCATCGCGCGTCTCGTTCGTTCCTGA
- a CDS encoding TIGR04338 family metallohydrolase: MTAGDAPKRDSQRAKVYAAEEFVRTLFDRAAEHRSSAVEFFGTQLTLPPEARFGSVASVQRYVDQVLALPAVRDQWPEVAPLRVRPRRAATAAHYENYEDTGIIAVPDRDAADWALRELVVLHEVAHHLCQAQPAHGPEFVDTICTLAQLVMGPELGHVLRVVYAKEGVRWTTTMRAVEEPDN, from the coding sequence GTGACCGCGGGGGATGCGCCGAAGCGGGATTCCCAGCGCGCCAAGGTGTATGCGGCCGAGGAGTTCGTCCGCACGTTGTTCGACCGGGCCGCCGAGCACCGATCGTCGGCCGTGGAGTTCTTCGGCACCCAGTTGACGCTGCCGCCGGAAGCGCGATTCGGCTCGGTGGCGTCCGTGCAGCGCTATGTTGACCAGGTGCTTGCGCTACCGGCGGTACGTGACCAGTGGCCCGAGGTGGCGCCGCTGAGAGTGCGCCCGCGGCGGGCGGCCACCGCGGCTCATTACGAAAACTACGAGGACACAGGCATTATCGCGGTTCCCGACCGTGACGCCGCTGACTGGGCGCTGCGCGAGCTGGTGGTGCTGCACGAAGTGGCGCATCACCTGTGCCAGGCGCAGCCGGCGCACGGTCCGGAGTTCGTCGACACGATCTGTACGCTGGCGCAGTTGGTGATGGGGCCGGAGCTTGGGCACGTGCTGCGGGTGGTGTACGCCAAAGAAGGTGTGCGATGGACGACGACGATGCGGGCCGTTGAGGAGCCGGACAATTGA
- the ilvD gene encoding dihydroxy-acid dehydratase: protein MALHTDAAKVDIKPRSRDVTDGLEKTAARGMLRAVGMDDDDFAKPQIGVASSWNEITPCNLSLDRLAKAVKEGVFAAGGYPLEFGTISVSDGISMGHEGMHFSLVSREVIADSVETVMQAERLDGSVLLAGCDKSLPGMLMAAARLDLASVFLYAGSILPGVAKLSDGSEREVTIIDAFEAVGACSRGLMSRQDVDAIERAICPGEGACGGMYTANTMASAAEALGMSLPGSAAPPATDRRRDGFARRSGQAVVELLRRGITARDILTKEAFENAIAVVMAFGGSTNAVLHLLAIAHEAEVTLTLEDFSRIGSKVPHLADVKPFGRHVMSHVDHIGGVPVMMKALLDAGLLHGDCLTVTGRTLAENLAAIEPPDPDGKVLRALSDPIHPTGGITILRGSLAPEGAVVKSAGFDSDVFEGTARVFDGERAALDALEDGTITKGDAVVIRYEGPKGGPGMREMLAITGAIKGAGLGKDVLLLTDGRFSGGTTGLCVGHIAPEAVDAGPIAFLRDGDRIRLDVAGGTLDVLGDATEFASRQAGFMPPPPRYKTGVLAKYVKLVSSAAIGAVCG, encoded by the coding sequence ATGGCCCTGCATACCGACGCGGCAAAAGTCGACATCAAACCCCGTAGTCGTGACGTCACCGACGGTCTGGAAAAGACCGCCGCCCGGGGCATGCTGCGTGCGGTAGGCATGGACGACGACGACTTCGCCAAGCCGCAGATCGGCGTCGCCTCGTCCTGGAACGAGATCACGCCGTGCAACCTATCGCTGGACCGGCTGGCCAAGGCCGTCAAGGAGGGGGTGTTCGCCGCCGGGGGCTACCCCTTGGAATTCGGGACGATCTCGGTCTCCGACGGCATCTCGATGGGCCACGAGGGCATGCACTTCTCCCTGGTGTCGCGCGAGGTGATCGCCGACAGCGTCGAGACCGTGATGCAGGCCGAACGACTCGACGGCTCGGTGCTGCTGGCCGGCTGTGACAAGTCGTTGCCCGGCATGCTGATGGCCGCCGCACGTCTGGACCTGGCGTCGGTGTTCCTCTACGCGGGGTCGATCCTGCCGGGAGTGGCCAAACTCTCCGACGGCAGCGAGCGCGAGGTGACGATCATCGACGCGTTCGAGGCCGTCGGCGCCTGCTCGCGCGGGTTGATGTCGCGCCAAGACGTCGACGCCATCGAGCGCGCGATCTGCCCCGGCGAGGGGGCGTGCGGCGGCATGTACACCGCCAACACGATGGCCAGCGCCGCCGAGGCACTGGGCATGTCGCTGCCCGGCAGTGCCGCTCCCCCGGCCACCGACCGCCGACGCGACGGGTTCGCCCGGCGCAGCGGACAGGCCGTCGTTGAACTGCTGCGCCGCGGCATCACCGCCCGTGACATCCTCACCAAGGAAGCCTTCGAGAACGCGATCGCGGTGGTGATGGCGTTCGGCGGCTCGACGAACGCGGTGCTGCACCTGCTGGCCATCGCGCACGAGGCCGAGGTCACGCTGACGCTCGAGGACTTCAGCCGGATCGGGTCCAAGGTGCCGCACCTGGCTGACGTCAAGCCGTTCGGCCGGCACGTGATGTCGCACGTCGACCACATCGGCGGCGTCCCGGTGATGATGAAGGCGCTGCTGGACGCGGGGCTGCTGCACGGCGACTGCCTCACGGTGACCGGGCGCACCCTGGCCGAGAACCTGGCCGCCATCGAGCCGCCCGACCCGGACGGCAAGGTGCTGCGCGCGCTGAGCGATCCGATCCACCCGACGGGCGGGATCACGATCCTGCGCGGGAGCCTGGCGCCGGAGGGGGCGGTGGTCAAGTCGGCCGGTTTCGACTCGGACGTGTTCGAAGGCACCGCAAGGGTTTTCGATGGGGAGCGAGCCGCCCTGGACGCGCTCGAGGACGGCACCATCACCAAGGGCGACGCGGTGGTGATCCGTTACGAGGGCCCTAAGGGCGGCCCCGGGATGCGCGAAATGCTGGCCATCACCGGGGCGATCAAGGGTGCTGGGCTCGGTAAAGACGTGCTACTGCTCACCGACGGCCGGTTCTCCGGCGGAACGACCGGCCTGTGCGTGGGACACATCGCACCGGAGGCCGTGGACGCCGGGCCGATCGCATTCCTGCGCGACGGCGACCGGATCCGGCTCGACGTCGCCGGCGGCACCTTGGACGTGCTCGGCGACGCGACCGAATTCGCTTCTCGCCAAGCGGGTTTCATGCCTCCTCCGCCGCGTTACAAGACCGGAGTGCTGGCCAAGTACGTCAAGCTGGTCAGCTCGGCCGCGATCGGCGCGGTCTGCGGCTAG
- a CDS encoding beta-glucosidase yields MTDDERFSLLVAVMGASQLWPLPDDRIPPGTPMSAGYVPGIPRLGIPALRMSDAGLGVTNPGYRPGDTATALPAGLALAAGFDPALAHAAGAVIGREARSRGFNVQLAGAMNLARDPRNGRNFEYVSEDPLLTATITAESVNGIQQQGVISTVKHYSLNCNEANRHWLNAVIDPDAHRESDLLAFEIAIERSAPGAVMTAYNKVNGDYASANGLLLDDILKGAWGYRGWVMSDWGATPSWECALHGLDQECGAQIDTVFWGAEAFSEPLRSAHADGKLPKDRLSDMVRRILRSMFAVGIDRGADAPEPDMAAHNEIALQIARQGIVLLQNRGVLPLAPDARIAVIGGHAQLGVPTGCGSSAVVPPGGYAQVVPIGGSGLTGGTRNLYLLPSSPVEALRKQLPNARIEFDPGLSPAEAVLAARRADVAIVFGIRVEGEGFDGADLSLPWGQDAVIAAVAAANPNTVVVLETGNPAVMPWQESANAILQAWYPGQAGGQAIAEIIAGQVNPSGRLPITFPAGLDQTPRPKLPDLGAAFGTPTTIDYFEGAEVGYRWFASKGHTPLFAFGHGLSYTSFEYYDLEATGGDTVTASFSVANTGERSGAEVAQLYLTHGQRLRLLGFERVQLDPGATCRVTISADPRLLGRYQGGSWQIKPGHYPVAVGASAVAFRLTAEVELAGRAFGR; encoded by the coding sequence ATGACCGACGACGAACGCTTCTCGCTGCTGGTCGCGGTGATGGGAGCGTCGCAGCTGTGGCCGCTGCCGGACGACCGCATCCCGCCCGGCACCCCGATGAGTGCCGGCTATGTGCCGGGGATTCCCCGGCTTGGTATCCCGGCGCTGCGGATGAGCGATGCCGGGCTGGGCGTCACCAACCCCGGCTACCGCCCGGGTGATACCGCAACCGCGCTGCCGGCCGGCCTCGCGCTGGCCGCCGGTTTCGATCCGGCGCTCGCGCACGCCGCCGGCGCCGTGATCGGCCGCGAGGCACGCAGCCGTGGGTTCAATGTGCAACTGGCGGGCGCGATGAACCTGGCGCGCGACCCGCGCAACGGCCGTAACTTCGAGTATGTCTCGGAAGACCCGCTTTTGACGGCTACGATCACCGCCGAATCCGTCAACGGAATCCAGCAGCAGGGCGTCATCTCGACCGTCAAGCATTACTCGCTGAACTGCAACGAGGCCAACCGACATTGGCTGAACGCTGTTATCGACCCCGACGCGCATCGCGAGTCCGACTTGCTGGCCTTCGAGATCGCGATCGAGCGTTCTGCGCCCGGCGCGGTGATGACCGCCTACAACAAGGTCAACGGTGACTATGCCTCGGCCAACGGATTATTGCTCGACGACATCCTCAAAGGCGCTTGGGGATACCGGGGTTGGGTCATGTCCGACTGGGGCGCCACACCCAGCTGGGAGTGCGCTCTGCACGGCCTGGACCAGGAATGCGGTGCCCAGATCGACACCGTGTTCTGGGGTGCGGAGGCCTTCAGTGAACCGCTGCGATCCGCCCACGCCGATGGCAAGCTGCCCAAAGACCGCCTGTCCGACATGGTGCGGCGGATTCTGCGTTCGATGTTCGCGGTCGGAATCGACCGGGGCGCAGACGCTCCCGAACCGGATATGGCCGCCCACAACGAGATTGCGCTGCAGATCGCACGCCAGGGCATTGTGCTGTTGCAGAACCGCGGGGTGTTACCGCTGGCACCCGATGCGCGCATCGCGGTGATCGGTGGCCACGCGCAGCTGGGAGTTCCGACGGGCTGCGGTTCGAGTGCCGTCGTTCCCCCGGGCGGCTACGCGCAGGTCGTCCCGATCGGGGGATCCGGTCTGACCGGCGGCACCCGAAATCTGTACCTGTTGCCGTCCAGCCCGGTCGAGGCGCTCAGAAAGCAATTGCCCAACGCGCGCATCGAGTTCGATCCCGGCCTCAGCCCGGCCGAAGCGGTGCTGGCCGCGCGGCGGGCCGACGTCGCGATCGTGTTCGGGATCCGGGTCGAGGGCGAGGGTTTTGACGGCGCCGATTTGTCGCTGCCGTGGGGCCAGGACGCGGTCATCGCTGCGGTCGCGGCCGCCAACCCGAACACGGTGGTGGTGCTGGAGACCGGCAACCCGGCGGTGATGCCGTGGCAAGAGTCGGCGAACGCGATCCTGCAGGCGTGGTATCCGGGCCAGGCCGGCGGCCAGGCGATCGCGGAGATCATTGCCGGACAAGTGAATCCATCGGGGCGGCTGCCGATCACGTTTCCGGCCGGACTCGATCAGACGCCGCGCCCGAAGCTGCCCGATCTCGGCGCCGCGTTCGGCACGCCGACCACGATCGACTACTTCGAAGGAGCCGAGGTCGGCTACCGCTGGTTCGCCTCCAAGGGTCACACGCCGTTATTCGCGTTCGGTCATGGCTTGTCCTACACCAGCTTTGAGTACTACGACTTGGAGGCCACCGGCGGTGACACGGTCACGGCGAGCTTCAGCGTCGCCAACACCGGCGAGCGGAGCGGGGCCGAGGTCGCGCAGTTGTATCTGACTCACGGACAACGCCTGCGGTTGCTGGGATTCGAGCGGGTCCAGTTGGACCCGGGCGCGACGTGCCGGGTGACGATCTCGGCGGATCCGCGCCTGCTCGGCCGCTACCAAGGTGGCAGCTGGCAGATCAAGCCGGGCCACTACCCGGTGGCGGTCGGCGCCTCGGCGGTCGCGTTTCGGCTGACGGCCGAGGTAGAGCTGGCCGGTCGTGCGTTCGGGCGCTGA
- a CDS encoding DUF2786 domain-containing protein has protein sequence MSDDKMLARIAALLRQAEGTDNAHEADAFMTAAQRLATAASIDLAVARSHSSNRSAAQSPTQRTITIGTAGTKGLRTYVQLFVLIASANDVRCDVASNSTFVYAYGFAEDIDASHALYASLVVQMVRASDAYLASGAHRPTPTITARLNFQLAFGARVGHRLSEAREEARREATKDRSRRPGTAIALRDKDIELHDHYRRASKARGTYQVSRATSGYSSAARRAGDRAGKRARLGDSPELPGARSALGT, from the coding sequence ATGAGTGACGACAAGATGTTGGCGCGCATCGCCGCGCTGCTGCGTCAGGCCGAGGGCACCGACAACGCGCACGAGGCCGACGCCTTCATGACCGCCGCGCAGCGGTTGGCGACGGCGGCGTCCATCGACTTGGCGGTCGCCCGGTCCCATTCGTCCAACCGTTCGGCGGCGCAGTCGCCGACCCAGCGGACCATCACGATCGGGACCGCCGGTACCAAGGGGTTGCGGACATACGTGCAGCTTTTCGTGCTGATCGCATCGGCCAACGATGTGCGCTGTGACGTGGCGTCGAATTCGACGTTTGTCTACGCCTACGGGTTCGCCGAGGACATCGACGCCAGCCATGCCCTCTACGCCAGCCTGGTCGTTCAGATGGTGCGCGCCTCGGATGCCTACCTCGCCTCGGGCGCACACCGGCCCACCCCGACGATCACCGCCCGGCTGAACTTCCAGCTGGCCTTCGGGGCACGCGTCGGCCACCGGCTGAGCGAGGCACGCGAAGAGGCTCGGCGTGAGGCTACCAAGGATCGCAGCCGTCGGCCCGGTACAGCTATTGCCTTGCGGGACAAAGATATTGAGCTGCACGATCACTACCGCAGGGCGTCCAAGGCGCGCGGCACCTACCAGGTCAGCCGGGCGACGTCGGGATATTCGTCGGCGGCGCGGCGCGCGGGCGATCGGGCCGGCAAGCGGGCGCGGCTCGGCGACAGTCCCGAGCTGCCCGGAGCGCGGAGCGCGCTGGGAACGTGA